One part of the Nostoc sp. PCC 7120 = FACHB-418 genome encodes these proteins:
- a CDS encoding SDR family NAD(P)-dependent oxidoreductase — translation MTTLTQVRPASVFVVSGGAKGITAQCVIELAQHQPCRFILLGRSEVIENEPDFARDCVEESVLKKAIMQHLLAQGEKPTPMSVQKVYHKIVSSREIKATLEAIAATGSQVEYIDVDVTNVAELRQKLADVGKITGIIHGAGNLADKLIEKKTDQDFEKVYTAKVQGLENLLSCVDANQLEHLVLFSSVAGFYGNMGQSDYAIANEILNKSAHLIKQNYPQCHVVAINWGGWDSGMVTPELKKAFAERGIDIIPVDVGTKMLVNELHPSHHDSTQVVIGSPIIPAPGNIDPQLRSYRIRRRMTVEANPFLLDHVIAGTPVLPATCGMSWMINACEECYPGYRYFRCQDFKILKGITFNDKVASEHILEIQEVAKHGSESIEFKTKVLSKTPEGKIHYHFSAHITIVRELPAAPVYESLDMTEDHTIGAIGKDFYQKGGLSLFHGISFQQITRVLNINSQKITVECCWAEIPLETQGQFPVKWHNPYATDLSTQPLWLWLSHVHQEVCLPGQITKSEQFRAIPRNKPFYVSCEIEHKTPSGVTADIILHDREGKIYFRIYQAKAIIAPMNLH, via the coding sequence ATGACTACACTCACTCAAGTTCGTCCTGCTTCGGTTTTTGTTGTAAGTGGTGGTGCGAAGGGCATTACGGCGCAGTGTGTGATTGAATTGGCGCAGCACCAGCCTTGTCGTTTTATTCTCCTTGGTCGGTCGGAAGTTATTGAAAATGAGCCGGATTTTGCTCGTGATTGTGTTGAGGAGTCGGTTTTAAAAAAGGCGATTATGCAGCATTTGTTGGCGCAAGGGGAAAAGCCTACGCCAATGAGTGTGCAGAAGGTTTATCACAAGATTGTTTCTAGTCGAGAAATTAAGGCGACTTTGGAGGCGATCGCGGCGACGGGGTCACAGGTAGAATATATTGATGTTGATGTGACTAATGTGGCTGAGTTACGGCAGAAGTTAGCGGATGTGGGGAAAATTACGGGTATTATCCACGGTGCGGGTAATTTGGCGGATAAGTTGATTGAGAAGAAGACAGACCAGGATTTTGAGAAGGTTTATACGGCGAAGGTGCAAGGGTTAGAAAATCTGCTGTCTTGTGTGGATGCTAATCAGTTAGAACATTTGGTGTTGTTTTCTTCAGTGGCTGGTTTTTATGGGAATATGGGGCAATCGGATTATGCGATCGCTAATGAAATTCTCAATAAGTCTGCCCATTTAATTAAGCAAAACTATCCCCAGTGTCACGTTGTGGCTATCAATTGGGGCGGTTGGGATAGTGGGATGGTGACACCAGAACTGAAAAAAGCCTTTGCAGAACGGGGAATTGATATTATCCCTGTGGATGTGGGAACAAAGATGCTGGTGAATGAATTACATCCTAGTCACCATGATTCTACACAAGTGGTCATTGGTAGCCCCATTATTCCTGCGCCGGGAAACATTGACCCCCAGTTACGCAGCTATCGCATCCGTCGCCGCATGACTGTAGAGGCTAATCCCTTTCTCCTAGACCATGTGATTGCTGGTACTCCAGTATTACCCGCTACCTGTGGGATGTCTTGGATGATTAATGCTTGTGAGGAGTGTTATCCCGGTTACAGGTATTTCCGTTGTCAAGATTTTAAAATTTTGAAGGGTATTACTTTCAATGACAAGGTAGCTAGCGAACATATTTTAGAAATACAAGAAGTTGCTAAACATGGTTCTGAATCCATCGAATTTAAGACCAAGGTACTTAGCAAGACACCTGAAGGGAAAATTCATTATCATTTCAGCGCTCACATCACCATAGTGCGAGAGTTACCAGCAGCGCCAGTGTATGAATCTCTCGATATGACTGAAGATCATACCATTGGAGCGATCGGTAAAGATTTTTATCAAAAGGGCGGTTTATCCCTATTTCATGGCATCTCTTTCCAACAAATCACCAGAGTTTTAAATATCAATTCCCAGAAAATTACCGTTGAATGTTGTTGGGCAGAAATTCCCCTAGAAACTCAAGGACAATTCCCCGTCAAATGGCACAATCCTTACGCCACAGATTTGAGTACACAACCCCTATGGCTATGGTTGAGTCATGTACATCAAGAAGTATGCTTACCAGGACAAATCACCAAATCAGAACAGTTTCGAGCCATCCCTCGCAACAAACCATTTTATGTTTCTTGCGAAATTGAACACAAAACACCATCTGGTGTCACAGCCGATATCATCCTCCATGACCGAGAAGGAAAAATCTACTTCCGTATTTACCAAGCAAAAGCCATCATTGCACCGATGAATTTACACTAA
- a CDS encoding polyketide synthase: MEKIAIIGLSCLFPDANNPEQFWQNLTEQKDSTSSVTVDQMGVDPTIFYDPVKGKPEKFYFLKGGFIQNFQFDASEYNLPSEYVESLDNTFKWSLYAAKQAIKHSGYWGNQDVLSKCGVILGTLSFPTKLSTQLVTPIYRQTIEPAVAELLQNQDFHLAALPTATKPSLHNAMISGLPAALVAQAFSLSGTHFCIDAACSSAFYTIKLASHYLWTGKADVMLAGAISCSDPLFLRMLFSGIQGYPENGISSPLDKSSRGLVTSEGIGMVMLKRYSDAVRDGDKILATVCGNGLSNDGKGKHLLSPNTKGQVTAFERAYKEAQLDPKAIDYMECHATGTLLGDTTEFNSIETFFGAHEAAPLIGSTKANVGHLLVAAGMVSLTKAIYSMNYGVIPPTINVNDPIATDNNVISPQNIVRTPTAWPNNTGTKHAALSAFGFGGTNSHLILEKTTDL; the protein is encoded by the coding sequence GTGGAAAAAATCGCCATCATTGGCTTATCATGCCTCTTTCCTGATGCTAACAATCCTGAGCAATTTTGGCAGAATCTCACCGAGCAGAAAGATTCGACATCATCTGTAACTGTTGACCAAATGGGTGTAGATCCCACAATATTTTACGACCCAGTAAAAGGCAAGCCGGAAAAATTTTATTTTCTCAAAGGTGGATTTATTCAAAACTTCCAATTTGATGCTAGTGAATACAATCTGCCATCAGAATATGTGGAAAGCTTGGATAATACCTTCAAATGGTCGCTATATGCGGCTAAACAAGCAATAAAACATAGTGGTTATTGGGGAAATCAAGATGTCCTCTCTAAATGTGGAGTCATTTTAGGTACTCTCTCTTTCCCAACTAAGCTTTCTACTCAACTGGTTACACCTATTTATCGACAAACTATAGAGCCTGCTGTTGCCGAACTTTTACAAAATCAAGATTTCCATCTGGCTGCTTTACCCACAGCAACTAAACCATCTCTACATAATGCGATGATATCTGGTTTACCAGCCGCATTAGTTGCTCAGGCTTTTTCTCTATCAGGTACTCATTTCTGTATCGATGCGGCTTGTTCTTCTGCTTTTTATACTATCAAGTTGGCATCTCACTATCTGTGGACAGGTAAGGCTGATGTGATGTTAGCTGGTGCTATTAGTTGCTCAGACCCTCTATTTTTGCGGATGTTGTTCTCTGGGATTCAAGGCTATCCAGAAAATGGCATTAGTTCTCCTTTAGATAAATCATCCAGGGGCTTAGTTACATCCGAAGGCATTGGTATGGTAATGCTGAAACGGTATAGCGATGCTGTGAGAGATGGGGATAAAATTTTGGCTACAGTTTGCGGTAATGGGCTTTCTAATGATGGGAAAGGTAAGCATTTGCTCAGTCCCAACACCAAAGGACAAGTTACAGCCTTTGAGAGAGCCTATAAAGAAGCCCAACTTGACCCTAAAGCTATAGATTATATGGAGTGTCACGCTACCGGCACTTTGTTAGGAGATACGACGGAATTTAATTCCATCGAAACCTTTTTTGGCGCACATGAAGCCGCACCATTAATAGGTTCAACCAAAGCTAATGTGGGTCACTTGTTAGTTGCGGCGGGGATGGTGAGTTTGACGAAGGCCATTTACAGCATGAATTATGGTGTGATTCCACCCACGATTAATGTCAATGACCCCATAGCTACTGATAACAATGTCATTTCTCCCCAAAACATTGTTCGGACTCCCACAGCCTGGCCTAACAATACCGGAACTAAACACGCGGCTTTAAGTGCTTTCGGTTTTGGTGGTACAAACTCCCATCTAATTTTGGAAAAAACAACAGATTTGTAG
- a CDS encoding PfaB family protein, whose amino-acid sequence MFAAENNNTAKIAIVGMDAFFGECNGLDAFERSIYDGKQHFITLPPKRWYGIDEQKDLLQEYGLTDAKAPVGAYIKDFDLDTLAYKIPPNEVEKLNPQQLLLLTVADRALKDAKIPEGGNVAVIIAAEAELSVHKLQQRWDSSWQVKDGLNAAEITLPSPQVSQLESIVKDSVHHQVEIGEYLSYITNIMASRISSLWNFTGPSFTLTAVESSAFKAVEVAQMLLMTQEVDAVVVGAVDLAGGVENVLLRSQAAPINTGINTLSYDQKANGWTVGEGAGAVVLKRHQQAIENGDRIYAVIDAISIGQSHTKVDGESVNQACQQALKMAGVPPEQVKYVEVCASGIPQEDEAEIAGLVQAYPSVGDGLHCAIGSVKANIGHTFVASGIASLIKTALCLYYRYIPATPNWSGVKTPQVFEGSPFYVVTESRPWFLSKNASRRIAAINGMGCDGSYAHVILSEETNQAERPNQYLEQMPFLLFPVAGDDRTSLLEALDKLQKSIAESADFSRSASLAFTTFQQQSQANYAVSITGRNKKELLREIESARKGINAAFDKGTDWQTPVGSYFTAQPLGKKGEVAYVYPAAVNSYIGIGRNLFRLFPKLHDNSFVKSLYKRAADIERLVFPRSLNKLSTRQLEQLEKKLLSDSLAMFEAEIFCTRLLTTIIRDDFQVHPKYVFGYSLGETSMMVAQGIWSNFSEVSNSFNSSTLFGDRLSGPKNAVREYWGLPKAAAASGDNLWGNYVLMASPLQVRDAIRNEPRVYLTQINTPEEVLIAGDPAACQRVIKTIGCNSFTAPFDHVIHCQAMRSEYDEFVELNSLPVQDIADITFYSAAEYQPIKLETGIVANSLATGLSQELDFPKLVNRIYDDGAKIFIEAGPGSVCSRWIDKILEDKEHITVSLNRRGIDDHTSFVKALAKLVSHRVNVDLSPLYSPVIETSNLNKVMLRNITLGGDSISGKILSPENLQLFAEIREKKQQNLVTPSNTLGINSTYLSHQKSLPKPKPFSAENIIEHGLKPEEPLKSSELTATQPATPPDFLSNTTTDIEFATIINMLDLNKAQYQKLNANNLQITQNHTAFLKARQDFSQQMSEIIQLQMVCAEDLLNNDGN is encoded by the coding sequence ATGTTTGCAGCAGAAAATAACAACACAGCAAAAATCGCCATTGTAGGTATGGATGCCTTCTTTGGTGAGTGCAATGGCTTAGACGCTTTTGAACGCAGTATTTATGATGGTAAGCAGCATTTCATTACCCTACCGCCGAAAAGATGGTATGGCATTGACGAGCAGAAAGACTTACTCCAAGAGTATGGTTTAACTGATGCTAAAGCCCCTGTAGGTGCTTATATCAAAGATTTTGACTTAGATACTCTCGCTTATAAGATTCCTCCCAACGAAGTCGAAAAACTCAACCCTCAACAATTGCTACTGTTGACAGTGGCCGATCGCGCCCTGAAAGATGCGAAAATTCCTGAAGGTGGCAATGTCGCTGTAATTATTGCGGCTGAAGCTGAATTGTCTGTACACAAGCTACAACAACGCTGGGATTCATCTTGGCAAGTTAAAGATGGTTTGAACGCGGCGGAAATTACCTTACCATCACCACAAGTTTCCCAACTGGAAAGTATCGTTAAAGACAGCGTTCACCATCAAGTGGAAATTGGTGAGTATTTAAGCTACATCACCAATATCATGGCTAGTCGGATTTCCTCTTTGTGGAATTTCACCGGCCCTTCTTTCACTCTCACGGCTGTAGAAAGTTCAGCTTTTAAGGCGGTGGAAGTTGCCCAAATGCTGTTGATGACTCAAGAAGTAGATGCAGTGGTTGTGGGTGCGGTAGATTTGGCTGGCGGCGTGGAAAACGTATTATTACGCAGTCAAGCAGCACCAATTAATACGGGGATAAATACTCTCAGCTATGACCAAAAAGCCAATGGTTGGACGGTGGGAGAAGGTGCGGGTGCAGTTGTTCTCAAGCGTCATCAGCAAGCGATAGAAAATGGCGATCGCATTTATGCTGTAATTGATGCTATTAGTATTGGACAATCCCATACAAAAGTAGATGGGGAAAGTGTTAATCAAGCCTGTCAGCAAGCCTTAAAGATGGCGGGTGTACCACCTGAGCAAGTCAAGTATGTGGAGGTTTGCGCCAGTGGGATTCCCCAGGAAGATGAGGCGGAAATCGCTGGTTTAGTTCAGGCTTATCCATCGGTGGGTGATGGCTTGCACTGTGCCATTGGCAGTGTCAAAGCGAACATTGGTCATACTTTTGTGGCTTCGGGAATTGCCAGTTTAATTAAAACTGCTTTGTGTCTGTATTACAGATATATTCCGGCTACGCCTAATTGGTCTGGTGTGAAGACTCCCCAAGTATTTGAGGGTAGTCCCTTCTATGTAGTCACCGAATCTAGACCTTGGTTTTTGAGCAAGAACGCCTCACGACGCATTGCGGCGATTAATGGTATGGGCTGTGATGGTAGTTATGCCCATGTCATCTTGTCGGAAGAAACCAATCAAGCTGAACGCCCGAATCAGTATTTGGAACAGATGCCCTTTTTGCTGTTCCCGGTGGCTGGTGATGACCGGACAAGCCTATTAGAGGCTTTAGATAAGCTGCAAAAGAGTATTGCGGAGAGTGCTGATTTTTCTCGTAGTGCAAGCCTAGCTTTTACTACTTTCCAGCAGCAATCTCAAGCTAACTACGCGGTATCAATTACGGGGCGGAACAAAAAAGAACTGCTCCGAGAAATCGAATCTGCACGGAAAGGCATTAACGCTGCTTTCGATAAAGGTACAGATTGGCAAACTCCTGTAGGTAGTTATTTCACAGCCCAACCCTTGGGAAAAAAGGGTGAAGTAGCTTACGTGTATCCGGCGGCGGTGAATTCCTATATAGGTATCGGGCGTAATCTTTTCCGCCTCTTCCCCAAACTCCACGATAATTCCTTCGTCAAAAGCCTCTACAAGCGGGCGGCGGATATTGAAAGATTGGTTTTCCCCAGAAGCTTGAATAAGTTATCGACTAGGCAGTTAGAACAGCTAGAGAAAAAACTCTTGAGTGATTCTTTAGCCATGTTTGAGGCGGAAATTTTCTGCACCAGATTGCTGACGACAATTATTCGGGATGATTTTCAAGTCCACCCCAAATATGTGTTTGGCTACAGCTTGGGTGAAACCAGTATGATGGTTGCTCAAGGGATTTGGAGCAACTTTTCGGAAGTTAGTAACTCTTTTAACTCATCAACTTTATTTGGTGATAGATTATCCGGGCCGAAAAATGCAGTGCGTGAGTATTGGGGATTACCAAAAGCTGCTGCGGCTTCAGGTGATAATTTATGGGGTAATTATGTATTGATGGCTAGTCCCCTCCAAGTGCGGGATGCTATCCGAAACGAACCCCGCGTATATCTGACGCAAATTAATACACCGGAAGAAGTATTAATTGCTGGCGACCCAGCCGCTTGTCAAAGGGTGATTAAAACTATTGGCTGTAATTCTTTCACAGCACCCTTTGATCATGTAATTCACTGTCAAGCCATGCGATCGGAGTATGATGAGTTTGTTGAATTAAACAGTTTACCAGTCCAAGATATTGCTGATATCACCTTCTACTCTGCGGCTGAGTATCAACCGATAAAGCTGGAGACTGGAATTGTTGCTAACAGTCTGGCGACTGGGTTGTCTCAAGAACTAGATTTTCCCAAGTTAGTCAACCGCATCTACGACGACGGGGCAAAAATCTTTATTGAGGCTGGCCCTGGTAGCGTTTGTTCTCGCTGGATTGACAAAATTTTAGAAGACAAAGAACACATCACAGTTTCCCTCAATCGTCGGGGAATCGATGACCATACTTCTTTTGTCAAAGCTTTAGCTAAACTTGTCAGTCATCGGGTGAATGTGGATTTGTCACCACTGTACAGCCCAGTTATTGAAACTAGCAACTTAAATAAAGTCATGCTACGGAACATAACCTTGGGTGGTGACTCCATCAGTGGCAAAATCTTGAGTCCAGAAAACCTCCAGCTATTTGCAGAAATTAGGGAGAAAAAGCAGCAGAATTTAGTAACACCTAGTAATACTTTAGGTATTAATTCAACGTATTTATCTCATCAAAAAAGTCTACCAAAGCCAAAACCGTTTTCCGCAGAAAATATCATTGAACACGGTTTAAAGCCAGAAGAACCATTAAAATCGTCTGAGTTAACTGCAACTCAACCAGCCACACCGCCAGATTTTCTCTCCAATACCACCACCGATATCGAATTTGCGACCATCATCAATATGTTGGATTTAAATAAGGCTCAGTATCAAAAACTGAATGCGAACAATTTGCAAATAACGCAAAATCACACAGCCTTCTTAAAAGCCAGACAAGATTTTAGTCAGCAAATGAGTGAAATTATTCAATTACAAATGGTTTGTGCCGAAGATTTATTGAATAACGA
- a CDS encoding polyketide synthase → MDFSLPEGHICLITDDGSLTTSQVAQSLTERGWKVVVLSFPQSLVPQQSPLPANVNRVTLADMSEELLQHKLSAIASNYGKIGAFIHIHPVFQNLGIYISQEKSIVKHVFFMAKHLKKSLTEAGRYERSCFVAVTQLDGAFGLEHNTNFGAIAGGLFGLVKTLRWEWPNVFTRGIDLSPALNPQQSAQFILDELHDSNLYIPEVAYGSQGRVTLIS, encoded by the coding sequence TTGGACTTTTCTTTACCAGAGGGACACATCTGTTTAATTACCGATGATGGTTCCCTCACCACCTCCCAAGTAGCGCAATCTCTGACAGAGCGTGGTTGGAAAGTTGTAGTCTTAAGCTTCCCCCAATCCCTGGTTCCCCAGCAATCGCCCTTACCCGCCAATGTGAACCGTGTCACCCTCGCAGATATGAGTGAAGAACTACTCCAACACAAATTATCAGCGATCGCCTCAAACTACGGCAAGATTGGCGCTTTCATCCACATCCACCCGGTGTTCCAAAATTTGGGGATTTATATATCACAAGAAAAGTCAATTGTCAAGCACGTCTTCTTTATGGCGAAACACTTGAAGAAATCCCTGACGGAAGCCGGACGTTATGAGCGTAGTTGTTTTGTGGCAGTGACTCAATTGGATGGAGCCTTTGGCTTAGAGCATAACACCAATTTTGGGGCGATCGCTGGCGGTTTGTTTGGACTAGTGAAAACTCTCAGATGGGAATGGCCAAATGTCTTCACCAGAGGGATTGACTTAAGCCCCGCGTTGAACCCTCAGCAGTCAGCACAGTTTATTCTCGACGAACTACACGACTCCAACCTTTATATCCCTGAAGTCGCTTACGGTTCCCAAGGACGCGTCACCCTCATCAGTTAA